One window of Elaeis guineensis isolate ETL-2024a chromosome 11, EG11, whole genome shotgun sequence genomic DNA carries:
- the LOC140852491 gene encoding uncharacterized protein, which produces MQGSASFAQGMKRMGLSGVDAYAKFYQNKSGEFVIEEARQRHEKMLELREQTTREVGSDGDTGSQQVCLMTDDTILDTVLGRQLGSDHSMRSKKSRSSSSDRSDDASVPEAVRTSMSMMQDQISYWMNRSQTLERIVAAVAGRLGIDASELAPLQSHDAASAPPSRHVSGQGSTPGGGNEANESDHT; this is translated from the exons atgcaaggaagtgcctcttttgcacagggaatgaagaggatg ggactatccggagtcgacgcctatgctaaattctatcaaaacaagagtggcgagttcgtgatcgaggaggcgaggcagcgtcat gaaaaaatgttagaattgagagagcagacgacgagggaggtgggatctgatggtgatactggatcgcagcaggtttgtttgatgacagatgatacgattttggataccgtcctcgggcggcagctaggatctgatcatagcatgcggtccaaaaaatcacgcagttcgtcatccgaccggtctgatgatgcatcggtgccagaggcagttaggacatccatgagcatgatgcaagatcagattagttactggatgaatcgtagtcagacgctcgagaggatcgtagctgcggtggcgggacggctcggtattgatgcttctgagttagcacctctacagtcacatgatgccgcctctgcaccaccatcgcgacacgtatcgggtcagggatcgacgcctggaggagggaacgaggccaatgagtcagatcatacttag